A window from Triticum aestivum cultivar Chinese Spring chromosome 6D, IWGSC CS RefSeq v2.1, whole genome shotgun sequence encodes these proteins:
- the LOC123142162 gene encoding tubulin-folding cofactor A yields the protein MAATLRSLGIKTRTCRRAMRELRSYEEEVEKEAAKTAAMKERGADPYDLKQQENVLAESRMMIPDCHKRLEATLAELEATLAELKESGEQGVEIGEAESAITEVETVFEQFEDQLTSQERRCVEVLASILIKYLP from the exons ATGGCGGCGACTCTGAGGAGCCTCGGGATCAAGACGCGGACGTGCAGGAGGGCCATGAGGGAGCTTCGGTCgtacgaggaggaggtggagaaggaggctgCCAAGACTGCAGCCATGAAGGAGAGGGGCGCCGATCCCTACGATCTCAAGCAGCAG GAGAATGTTTTGGCTGAGTCAAGGATGATGATCCCAGACTGTCATAAGCGTCTTGAAGCCACACTGGCAGAACTGGAAGCAACTCTG GCCGAATTGAAGGAGTCAGGAGAACAAGGTGTTGAGATAGGAGAGGCGGAGAGCGCGATTACAGAAGTTGAAACTGTATTCGAGCAATTCGAAGATCAACTCACTAGTCAAGAGCGCCGGTGTGTTGAAGTTTTAGCAAGCATCTTGATAAAATACTTGCCCTGA